In the genome of Dioscorea cayenensis subsp. rotundata cultivar TDr96_F1 chromosome 1, TDr96_F1_v2_PseudoChromosome.rev07_lg8_w22 25.fasta, whole genome shotgun sequence, one region contains:
- the LOC120264935 gene encoding protein DETOXIFICATION 33-like isoform X1 — protein sequence MLSPPLLRGSPHLVGVEGPGHRKLSSISDIVSQHNHLSAREPLAMLSKSLGSRWPSSVRVSNELGVGNLKVAKFSVFVVTVISLNIQTTSVIIIIVTKEDFPKLFTENEFVRERVSKVAYYLCASIFSWKHTTCYIMCL from the exons ATGCTTTCCCCGCCACTTCTTCGAGGGTCACCGCATCTCGTTGGAGTTGAAGGGCCTGGTCATCGAAAGT TGTCTTCTATTTCAGATATTGTTTCACAACATAATCATTTGAGTGCAAGGGAGCCTCTGGCTATGCTATCAAAATCCCTGGGCTCAAGATGGCCATCAAG TGTTCGAGTCTCGAATGAGCTAGGAGTTGGGAATCTAAAAGTGGCGAAGTTCTCAGTATTTGTTGTCACAGTCATATCACTGAACATACAGACTACTTCTGTGATTATAATCATAGTAACAAAAGAGGATTTTCCCAAACTTTTCACGGAGAACGAATTTGTTAGGGAGAGAGTGAGCAAAGTTGCTTACTACCTTTGtgcttcaattttttcttgGAAGCATACAACCTGTTATATCATGTGTTTATAA
- the LOC120264935 gene encoding uncharacterized protein LOC120264935 isoform X3, with protein MLSPPLLRGSPHLVGVEGPGHRKLSSISDIVSQHNHLSAREPLAMLSKSLGSRWPSRDAIFNDLVKLIACLDLSMNKKLDTTRGCVVFSVWDSIQNLIISLFF; from the exons ATGCTTTCCCCGCCACTTCTTCGAGGGTCACCGCATCTCGTTGGAGTTGAAGGGCCTGGTCATCGAAAGT TGTCTTCTATTTCAGATATTGTTTCACAACATAATCATTTGAGTGCAAGGGAGCCTCTGGCTATGCTATCAAAATCCCTGGGCTCAAGATGGCCATCAAG GGATGCAATCTTCAATGATCTTGTCAAGCTTATAGCATGTCTTGACCTCTCT atgaataaaaaattagatactACTAGAGGCTGTGTTGTTTTCTCTGTTTGGGACTCTATACAGAActtaattatttctttgttcttctGA
- the LOC120264935 gene encoding protein DETOXIFICATION 33-like isoform X2, which produces MLSPPLLRGSPHLVGVEGPGHRKYIVSQHNHLSAREPLAMLSKSLGSRWPSSVRVSNELGVGNLKVAKFSVFVVTVISLNIQTTSVIIIIVTKEDFPKLFTENEFVRERVSKVAYYLCASIFSWKHTTCYIMCL; this is translated from the exons ATGCTTTCCCCGCCACTTCTTCGAGGGTCACCGCATCTCGTTGGAGTTGAAGGGCCTGGTCATCGAAAGT ATATTGTTTCACAACATAATCATTTGAGTGCAAGGGAGCCTCTGGCTATGCTATCAAAATCCCTGGGCTCAAGATGGCCATCAAG TGTTCGAGTCTCGAATGAGCTAGGAGTTGGGAATCTAAAAGTGGCGAAGTTCTCAGTATTTGTTGTCACAGTCATATCACTGAACATACAGACTACTTCTGTGATTATAATCATAGTAACAAAAGAGGATTTTCCCAAACTTTTCACGGAGAACGAATTTGTTAGGGAGAGAGTGAGCAAAGTTGCTTACTACCTTTGtgcttcaattttttcttgGAAGCATACAACCTGTTATATCATGTGTTTATAA
- the LOC120273195 gene encoding malonyl-coenzyme:anthocyanin 5-O-glucoside-6'''-O-malonyltransferase-like, which produces MVNKMGLPSPSKTRSFEPSAPLFTFTFTFTSSSSSAMASSSTQKPLKILEQSHVSPPPDSVPSTTIPLTFFDIIWLFSGPVQRLFFYSFPHSTSHFINYHLPTLKTSLSLTLQSFFPLSGHVRQLGNEFELFYIDGDSVSFTVAESNSDFKTLSGHQPRSFKTLLSLSPALKPIPGELIGGPLMAIQVTVFPNQGLCLGISINHVACDGTSSMNFMKSWAATCRAGAGSPVLAVPPVYDRSMVVDPANLSSIYYKASMEAAKAAEAAAAAETLTLACSKSTSGDHEENMGLVSATFTLRKDQLEKLKKMMGSKSSTFVVACAHAWTCLMRSRRQPEERTAYAAFAVDCRHRLEPPLPEGYFGNCVGAAFAEANAGEMIGEEGVKVAGEVLKKAVEELGGGVLRGAEKWLEKVIEVLPKRPLSVAGSPKFKVYETDFGWGSPEKVEVVSLEKNGSLSMAESGKEEGGVEIGLVLTKEEMEEFSLAFHA; this is translated from the coding sequence ATGGTCAACAAAATGGGGTTGCCTTCTCCTTCAAAAACAAGAAGCTTTGAACCTTCTGCACCACTTTTCACCTTCACCTTCACCTTCACCTCATCGTCTTCCTCGGCCATGGCTTCATCATCCACACAAAAACCCCTAAAAATTCTTGAACAATCTCATGTATCTCCACCACCGGACTCAGTCCCATCCACCACCATCCCCTTAACCTTCTTCGACATCATTTGGCTCTTCTCCGGCCCTGTTCAACGCCTCTTCTTCTACAGCTTCCCTCACTCCACCTCCCATTTCATCAACTATCATCTCCCAACCCTCAAAACCTCCCTCTCCCTCACTCTCCAATCCTTTTTCCCTTTATCCGGCCATGTCCGTCAACTCGGCAACGAGTTTGAGCTCTTCTACATTGATGGTGACTCAGTCTCCTTCACTGTCGCTGAATCCAACTCCGACTTCAAAACCCTCTCAGGCCACCAACCTCGAAGTTTCAAAACTCTACTCTCTTTATCCCCAGCTTTGAAACCCATCCCCGGCGAGCTCATCGGTGGTCCTCTAATGGCGATTCAAGTCACAGTGTTCCCAAACCAAGGCCTTTGTTTGGGCATCAGTATAAATCATGTGGCATGCGATGGCACAAGCTCCATGAACTTCATGAAATCATGGGCTGCTACTTGCCGTGCCGGCGCCGGCTCGCCGGTGCTCGCCGTTCCTCCGGTGTATGACCGGAGCATGGTTGTGGATCCGGCCAACTTAAGTTCAATATACTACAAAGCATCCATGGAGGCAGCTAAAGCAGcagaagcagcagcagcagctgaAACCCTAACTCTGGCGTGCTCCAAATCCACCTCCGGCGATCATGAAGAAAACATGGGCTTAGTTAGTGCTACGTTCACGTTGAGAAAAGATCAACTggagaaattgaagaagatgatgggaTCTAAGAGCTCAACGTTCGTGGTTGCATGCGCGCATGCGTGGACGTGTCTAATGAGGTCAAGAAGGCAGCCGGAAGAGAGAACAGCGTACGCGGCGTTCGCCGTGGACTGTCGACATAGGCTGGAACCGCCGCTGCCagaagggtattttgggaacTGTGTGGGGGCTGCCTTTGCTGAGGCAAACGCCGGGGAAATGATCGGAGAGGAAGGGGTTAAGGTTGCCGGTGAAGTGTTAAAGAAGGCAGTGGAGGAGTTGGGTGGAGGAGTGCTGAGAGGGGCGGAGAAGTGGCTGGAGAAGGTGATTGAGGTGCTGCCGAAGAGGCCGTTGTCGGTGGCAGGGTCTCCGAAGTTTAAGGTTTATGAGACGGATTTTGGGTGGGGGTCGCCGGAGAAGGTGGAGGTGGTGTCTTTGGAGAAGAATGGATCTTTGTCAATGGCGGAGAGTGGGAAAGAAGAAGGTGGGGTTGAGATAGGGTTGGTGTTGACCAAAGAGGAGATGGAGGAGTTTAGTTTGGCTTTTCATGCATGA